The Micropterus dolomieu isolate WLL.071019.BEF.003 ecotype Adirondacks linkage group LG22, ASM2129224v1, whole genome shotgun sequence genome contains a region encoding:
- the LOC123962469 gene encoding zinc finger C3H1 domain-containing protein-like isoform X1 — protein MDPNTASGSPREEGELEDGEICDDETEESAPLRRGGDGNRPGRGAPPRARKPHQRPHNVLPPMGHPPPDFRRLMPYNRGPHGPFPPSHRQQCGPSGPDRPPAPSPPPPLLLPPPPGLGPHGEASPRTSFWERSHGALGRFRHRAMPNGGRGGWGRGGRGGGNTRGPFGRYGPGESHGCKKDSPSRKQKPLGRNQARKAAHGVSKPENSVDESFEDLLSKYKQIQLELECIRKEETMALEPEEFPAGDQTPNNAASVTETKPVPEPAPAAAAEDTSELEAAEKKVFQAFNIKPLRQKLPLPASLDELKRKKAEQEKAGGAEPQGEAAAATEEEGAETGEKADEESEETKKTTCPSCCEETDKEEKTTQACSCRRESSTSSEDSVVSVDKPVVKVEEEELSELQLRLLALQSASKKWQQKEQQVMKKSKDRITKAVQEKSSSSGATPPSRQRVTTRSASAAAAAAATAAAAAADRSRTRSKPLERDRDRTKTGPRPPDRERPKPSPKPGPKPPLERGRTPGKPHVGKKMISPGEKGSAAKQAFRKQQLRTWKLQQQREQEEKRRQEEEDRRKREEEIRRIRDLSNQDEQYNRFMKLVGGKTRTRGKSRDQDHRKSAGKQGLDASGNLYQYDNYDEVAMDTDSETGSPVPSPTHEQLPADHPGCFPQVSLYMTDSHQFGMDFSQPFLSPMLSGAPPPPPPLPPPPDELEPPPKPPFADEEEEEEMLLRETCLMSMANKRVTAPEEKSSSGPPSPSSQPPSGVQQPTRGNLSTVSLNTVSQSRSNKFSRGHLAPRAPLVLPRHKSVVVSLNDSDDSDSDVDACSSTQAAFGGLEFMIKEARRTVEAAKPKAASGSEKENNPVRTPEALPEAKRAEYRLLKEEIASREKQKKLKDLCLSPLSLASAAASDPVVDSSVQSAAELKLSEAESRLSKHRELLQRDEAVLRHLLQQELKKRESLKAAEGKVAKLREQLQASEKIVSANKTLLKKLQEQVHRVEHRVSIKKSMAVRLEQELTQAQLTVGRGSKRRADSNQTLVRPTALQPSKLQRVDGVPRGSERHFAELIAQKQRLQQLESEYALKIQKLKEAQALHNKAVPSDLPTEPPLRASTPPDPLPQLPPPASPFPLPQPSLHDLTQDKLTLDSEDVPEADERESESTPPSAPTPAAAAAAAAKGPRRRSLRQSSSSFTKPNLEQLSSTPAKDSSAAKPAKTAPGSKLPAEMFAGLDVDALKLRYQQQARLGELLQRELHTVGEHVDNPPAAKVVSVEVDAATSQSGSAELKPVPFGSYHSPLLVFRSYRFSPYYRTKEKLSLSSVTYSNTIEPRKCFCRFDLTGTCNDDDCRWQHMRNCTLTGNQLFQDILSYNLPLIGCSESSSDEDISAATEKYMKKLFGTNKDRMGVDQKAVLLVSKVNESKRHVPPFTTCKDTRRWRPKPSAQSSCSPEDDSEDETAAGNLAAGRHDDCSRTSLSALDVCVTSEDKRYFVSETDDISNLETSVLESPRDTQLWIKLAFKYLNQNETSAAECLEAALNTLSRALESNCDNPEVWSHYLSLFSRRGSREEVQEMCEMAVEHAPDYKVWWSYLQLESSFEGKDYVCDRLLQFLLAGASPGVSDQLSFQLMEALLYRVDLNLFTGRMESALAILQNALKSAHDRSTAEHLTASDRALLWLSYIHLTEFDRLPSGLYDPAESGPSRLVSRESFLLPWRTPQDVSTPLDILIALFQDAIHQCSDESLSQSERTLACLPLHTNLIFLNKLLGRLDEGVALCESLLESCPESCALRDALADLHIRKGNSDQAVSMWLHALAECPNNAEVFYHSCKFLMAQEKSSAIAPLFRGFILSHCEDQQSQKTPVDVLRHILGFPTEEILRGPIIKELQEQLTQQMPYLHLIHCRWQWLHGSVEDTVDAFERALGSAMPRQELHKLWMDYLAFSSSQQARGPASSHSKQFSDLVLRCLSTVPSRLEVPFNPSEFWSCYSFHNKVVTLYLSCLPQSQHALVLERLRYAMPNNTELGLRLLHQEWQDGNIEHLKFQARMLSSNSPKCLANWKIAIAVERELKERSEVRLLYQQALQSLPLCAALWKDRLQFEAAEGGQADRLRRLLDKCQQVGVSVSGSV, from the exons ATGGACCCGAACACGGCCAGTGGTTCCCCCAGAGAGGAGGGCGAGCTGGAGGACGGAGAGATCTGCGATGATGAAACCGAGGAGAGTGCGCCGCTCCGGCGGGGGGGGGATGGGAACAGGCCGGGCCGCGGCGCCCCTCCGCGGGCTCGGAAACCCCACCAGCGTCCGCACAACGTGCTGCCGCCGATGGGCCACCCGCCGCCGGACTTCCGCCGCCTGATGCCGTACAACCGCGGACCTCACGGCCCGTTCCCCCCGAGTCACCGGCAGCAGTGCGGGCCGAGCGGGCCCGACCGGCCTCCCGCTCCCTCCCCGCcgccgccgctgctgctgccgccgcccCCGGGTCTCGGTCCTCACGGCGAGGCGAGCCCGCGGACCAGCTTCTGGGAGCGGAGCCACGGCGCCCTGGGCCGGTTCAGGCACCGGGCCATGCCGAACGGCGGACGGGGGGGCTGGGGGCGAGGCGGCCGGGGTGGTGGAAACACCAGAGGTCCCTTCGGTCGTTACGGCCCCGGGGAGAGTCACGGCTGCAAGAAGGACTCCCCCTCGAGAAAAC AGAAGCCGCTGGGCAGGAACCAGGCGAGGAAGGCGGCTCACGGCGTTTCCAAACCAGAGAACAGTGTTGACGAGTCCTTTGAGGATTTACTGTCCAAGTATAAGCAGATTCAGCTGGAGCTGGAATGCATCCGGAAAGAGGAGACGATGGCCCTGGAGCCCGAAGAGTTCCCCGCCGGAGACCAGACGCCAAACAACGCCGCCAGTGTTACAGAGACCAAACCAGTACCCGAACCAGCTCCGGCGGCGGCAGCAGAGGACACATCCGAGCTGGAGGCGGCGGAGAAGAAAGTGTTCCAGGCGTTCAACATCAAACCCCTCCGTCAGAAGCTCCCCCTCCCCGCCAGTCTGGATGAGCTGAAGAGGAAAAAGGCGGAGCAGGAGAAGGCAGGAGGTGCTGAACCACAGG gtgaagcagcagcagcaacagaagaagaaggagcGGAAACAGGAGAAAAGGCTGACGAGGAGTCGGAGGAGACGAAGAAGACGACGTGTCCGAGCTGCTGCGAGGAAACggacaaagaagagaaaactACCCAGGCGTGTTCGTGTCGGAGGGAATCATCGACCTCCAGCGAGGACTCTGTCGTCTCCGTGGACAAG CCGGTggtgaaggtggaggaggaggagctgtcGGAGCTGCAGCTGCGCCTCCTCGCGCTGCAGTCGGCCAGTAAGAAGTGGCAGCAGAAGGAGCAGCAGGTGATGAAGAAGAGCAAAGACCGGATCACTAAGGCGGTCCAGGAGAAGAGCTCCAGCTCCGGGGCCACTCCCCCCAGCAGGCAAAGAGTCACCACCAGGTCTGCCTCCGCCGCCGCAGCCGCCGCTGCCAccgctgctgccgctgctgcagACAGGAGCAGAACCAGGTCCAAACCTCTGGAGAGGGACCGAGACCGAACCAAGACCGGGCCCAGACctccagacagagagaggccCAAACCGAGTCCTAAACCTGGTCCCAAACCTCCGCTGGAGCGAGGCAGAACTCCGGGAAAACCTCACGTGGGCAAGAAGATGATCAGTCCAGGTGAGAAGG GCTCAGCAGCTAAGCAGGCGTTCAGGAAGCAGCAGCTGAGGACGtggaagctgcagcagcagagggagcaggaggagaaacgccgacaggaagaggaagaccGACGCAAACGAGAGGAGGAAATCCGCAGAATCCGCGACCTGTCCAACCAGGACGAGCAGTACAACCGCTTCATGAAGCTTGTGGGAGGGAAGACCAGGACGCGCGGCAAA TCCAGGGATCAGGACCACAGGAAGTCTGCCGGTAAACAGGGCCTGGACGCCTCGGGGAACCTCTACCAGTATGACAACTACGACGAGGTGGCGATGGACACGGACAGCGAGACCGGGTCACCAG TGCCGTCTCCGACTCACGAGCAGCTGCCTGCAGACCATCCCGGCTGTTTCCCTCAGGTGTCCCTCTACATGACCGACTCTCACCAGTTTGGAATG GACTTCTCTCAGCCGTTCCTCTCCCCCATGCTGTCCGGCGCTCCTCCCCCGCCTCCgcctctcccccctcctccagACGAGCTGGAGCCTCCTCCCAAACCGCCCTTCgctgatgaggaagaggaggaggagatgctGCTCAGGGAGACCTGTCTGATGTCTATGGCCAACAAGAGGGTGACGGCGCCCGAG GAGAAGAGCTCCAGCGGTCCTCCGTCTCCCAGCAGTCAGCCTCCGTCAGGAGTCCAGCAGCCGACCAGAGGGAACCTGAGCACCGTCAGCCTGAACACAGTGTCTCAGTCCCGGAGCAACAAGTTCAGCAGAGGCCACCTTGCTCCCAGAGCTCCGCTGGTG CTGCCCAGACACAAGTCGGTGGTGGTTTCTCTCAATGACTCCGACGACAGCGACTCTGACGTGGACGCCTGCAGCTCCACACAGGCGGCGTTCGGAGGCCTGGAGTTCATGATCAAAGAGGCCCGAAGGACCGTCGAG GCGGCGAAGCCTAAAGCAGCGTCAGGATCTGAGAAGGAGAACAACCCCGTCAGAACTCCAGAGGCTTTACCTGAAGCCAAGAGAGCCGAGTACCGTCTCCTCAAAGAGGAAATCGCCAG CagggagaagcagaagaagtTGAAGGATCTCTGCTTGAGCCCTCTGAGCCTCGCCTCAGCTGCTGCCTCCGACCCTGTGGTGGATTCATCCGTACAATCAGCTGCAGAGCTGAAACTGTCAGAAGCAGAGTCCAGACTCAGCAAACACAG AGAGCTGCTGCAGAGAGACGAGGCCGTCCTGAGACATCTGCTCCAACAGGAGCTGAAGAAGAGAGAGTCTCTGAAGGCCGCTGAGGGGAAGGTGGCGAAACTGAGAGAGCAGCTGCAGGCTTCAGAGAAGATCGTCAGCGCTAACAAGACGCTCCTCAAGAAGCTGCAGGAACAG GTGCATCGTGTTGAACACCGGGTGTCCATAAAGAAGAGTATGGCGGTCAGGTTGGAGCAGGAGCTCACTCAGGCTCAGCTGACGGTCGGCAGAGGGTCAAAACGGCGAGCAGACTCCAACCAGACGCTGGTGAGACCCACGGCGCTGCAG CCCAGTAAGCTGCAGCGTGTGGACGGAGTTCCCCGCGGATCAGAGCGCCACTTTGCGGAGCTGATCGCTCAGAAGCAGCGGCTGCAGCAGTTGGAGTCGGAGTACGCCCTCAAGATCCAGAAGCTGAAAGAAGCCCAGGCCCTGCACAACAAAGCAGTCCCGTCAGACCTGCCCACAGAGCCTCCATTACGAGCCTCCACCCCTCCTGACCCTCTGCCCCAGCTCCCGCCTCCCGCCTCCCCCTTCCCCCTGCCCCAGCCCTCCCTGCACGACCTCACCCAGGACAAACTCACCCTGGACAGTGAAGACGTCCCCGAGGCCGACGAGCGCGAATCAGAATCCACACCTCCATCTGCGCctacacctgctgctgctgctgctgctgctgctaaaggACCCCGCCGACGCTCCCTCCGTCAGTCCAGCAGCTCCTTCACCAAACCCAACCTGGAGCAGCTGAGCTCCACTCCGGCTAAAGACAGCAGCGCCGCCAAACCTGCCAAGACTGCGCCCGGCTCCAAGCTGCCGGCAGAGATGTTTGCAGGGCTGGACGTGGACGCTCTGAAGCTGAGGTACCAGCAGCAGGCCCGGCTGGGGGAGCTGCTGCAGAGGGAGCTGCACACGGTGGGAGAACATGTCGACAACCCCCCCGCTGCAAAG GTGGTCTCAGTGGAGGTGGACGCAGCCACGAGCCAATCAGGGAGCGCAGAGCTGAAGCCGGTTCCCTTTGGATCATATCACAGCCCTCTGCTGGTCTTCAGGTCATACAG GTTCAGTCCGTACTACAGGACCAAGGAGAAGTTATCCCTGAGCTCTGTGACGTACAGCAACACCATCGAGCCCAGAAAGTGTTTCTGTCGGTTCGACCTCACAGGAACCTGCAACGACGACGACTGCAGATG GCAGCACATGAGGAACTGCACTCTGACCGGAAACCAGCTTTTCCAGGACATCCTGTCGTACAACCTGCCCCTGATCGGCTGTTCTGAGAGCAGCTCGGACGAGGACATCAGCGCTGCTACAG AAAAGTACATGAAGAAGCTGTTCGGCACAAACAAAGACCGGATGGGAGTCGACCAGAAGGCCGTCCTGCTCGTCAGCAAAGTGAACGAGAGCAAACGACACG TCCCTcccttcaccacctgcaaagaCACCAGAAGGTGGAGGCCGAAGCCGTCGGCACAGAGCAGCTGCAGCCCAGAGGACGACAGCGAGGACGAGACGGCGGCGGGAAACCTGGCGGCTGGGAGACACG ACGACTGCTCCAGGACCAGCCTGTCTGCGCTGGACGTCTGCGTCACATCGGAGGACAAGCGCTACTTCGTCAGCGAGACAGACGACATATCAAACCTGGAGACCAGCGTCCTGGAGAGCCCCCGAGACACTCAGCTGTGGATCAAGTTAGCCTTCAAGTACCTCAACCAGAACGAGAC GTCCGCAGCAGAGTGTTTGGAAGCCGCCTTGAACACGTTGTCCCGCGCTCTGGAAAGTAACTGCGATAACCCGGAGGTGTGGAGCCACTACCTGTCCCTGTTCTCCAGACGAGGCAGCAGGGAGGAGGTGCAGGAGATGTGTGAGATGGCTGTGGAGCACGCGCCCGACTACAAAGTGTGGTGGAGC TATCTGCAGTTGGAGAGCTCGTTCGAGGGGAAGGACTACGTGTGCGACCGCCTGCTGCAGTTTCTCCTCGCTGGAGCGTCTCCTGGTGTCTCAGACCAACTGTCCTTCCAGCTGATGGAGGCTCTGCTCTATAGAGTCGACCTCAACCTGTTCACAGGCAGGATGGAGAGCGCTCTGGCCATTTTACAG AACGCCTTGAAGTCGGCCCACGACAGGAGCACAGCCGAGCACCTGACGGCCAGCGACCGAGCGCTGCTCTGGCTCTCTTACATCCACCTGACGGAGTTCGACCGGCTGCCGTCCGGCCTGTACGACCCGGCTGAGTCCGGCCCGTCCAGGCTGGTCAGCAGAGAGTCCTTCCTGCTGCCCTGGAGGACGCCGCAGGACGTCAGCACGCCGCTCGACATCCTCATCGCTCTCTTCCAAG ATGCCATCCATCAGTGCAGCGACGAGTCTCTGTCTCAGAGCGAGCGGACGCTGGCCTGTCTGCCTCTTCACACCAACCTCATCTTCCTCAACAAGCTGCTGGGCAG GCTGGACGAGGGTGTCGCTCTGTGCGAGTCTCTGCTGGAGTCTTGTCCCGAGTCCTGCGCTCTGCGAGACGCCCTGGCCGACCTCCACATCAGGAAAGGAAACAGCGATCAGGCGGTCAGCATGTGGCTTCACGCTCTGGCAGAGTGTCCCAACAACGCCGAGGTCTTCTACCACTCCTGCAAGTTCCTCATGGCTCAG GAGAAGTCGAGTGCCATCGCTCCTCTATTCAGAGGCTTCATCCTGTCTCACTGCGAGGACCAACAGAGTCAGAAGACCCCTGTGGACGTGCTGCG aCACATCCTTGGTTTCCCCACCGAGGAGATCCTGAGAGGTCCGATCATCAAGGAGCTTCAGGAGCAGCTGACTCAGCAGATGCCCTACCTCCATCTCATCCACTG TCGCTGGCAGTGGCTGCACGGCTCTGTGGAGGACACGGTGGACGCCTTCGAGAGAGCGCTGGGATCAGCCATGCCGCGGCAGGAGCTTCACAAGCTCTGGATGGA TTACCTGGCGTTCAGCAGCAGTCAGCAGGCCCGCGGCCCGGCCAGCAGCCACTCCAAACAGTTCTCAGATCTGGTCCTGCGCTGTCTGAGCACCGTACCGTCTCGCCTGGAGGTTCCCTTCAACCCGTCGGAGTTCTGGAGCTGCTACAGCTTCCACAACAAG